DNA sequence from the Oncorhynchus keta strain PuntledgeMale-10-30-2019 chromosome 1, Oket_V2, whole genome shotgun sequence genome:
AGGCTTATTAACTGCATAATATAGATCAAAATATTGTATTAAACATCTGGTTGCTTTACATCCTAATTGAATATAGTATATTTTAATAGCCCGACGAGTTATCTCAGTTCGTTCATCATGACGTTGATGTGCTACAACAAAGGTTGCGGACAACGATTTGACCCAGACGACAACGCTGGTGGTAAGTGGAGCTAAAAAGGAATTTAACTGGCTGTGTATAACAAACTATGAATGTCTACACATGGCATTCTCAGTTTAGGAATAGTTGAATGTTAGATATTGTACACGTTCTTTACTATTAGCAAGTGACAGCTGCAAACGTGTGCCTTTGTGGATTTTTGTGCGCTACTCCGGTTACGGAATCGCATGAAACACGTTGGAGACGTAAATATAACCAGGGCGGATCACCGACATTTTTTTTGTATGATCTGAAAGGAAAGTGTTGATAcaatgaaatatatatttttcatatgTTTTATGAAGCTAGATAGTTATGTCCGTATTTTGCTCTATCATATTAATGAATGTTCTTCTCCATAGATGCCTGTACCTTTCACCCTGGCGTGCCTGTTTTTCACGATGCTCTTAAGGTAGGGGTCAACCTTACCCTGACAGAACCACTAAACACAGTATGTGAGTAAGACTGTTGGGACAATAACGGTAAGgctgctggttcgaatcccagcGACGACTAGGTGAGACATCTgccgacgtgcccttgagcaaggcactttctCCTggaagttgctctggataaaagcatctggtAAATGTACAGTGGTGTCCTCTGCTAATCACCTCTCATTCATCTCCACTTACCTGAACACAAAACATAGGTGATAAAAgcagatgaaggagaggaaaCGAGGTGGATAAAGATGTTTTTATAGACTATTGACTGTGTGGGTAATGAACCCGTATTGACCTGACTGTCCTGTAGGGCTGGTCCTGCTGCACGAGACGCACCACGGACTTCTCAGACTTCCTCAGCATAGAGGTGAGTTAACCCCCCCCCGGCTCTGTCTGCTCCCTCTCCGAGATAGAAGAGATGTCTGCTCCCTCCCCGAGATAGAAGAGATGTCTGCTCCCTCCCCGAGATAGAAGAGATGTCTGCTCCCTCCCCGAGATAGAAGAGATGTCTGCTCCCTCCCCGAGATAGAAGAGATGTCTGCTCCCTCCCCGAGATAGAAGAGATGTCTGCTCCCTCCCCGAGATAGAAGAGATGTCTGCTCCCTCCCCGAGATAGAAGAGATGTCTGCTCCCTCCCCGAGATAGAAGAGATGTCTGCTCCCTCCCGAGATAGAAGAGATGTCTGCTCCCTCCCCGAGAAAGAAGAGATGTCTGCTCCCTCCCcgagatagaagagaagaggcCTTTGTAAAGTTTCAGAAGTGTTCAGTATTACATGTGGATATGCTAAAGTTGAAgggtgtgtttctctcctcagggCTGCAGCAGAGGTATCCATAACAGAGAGAAGCCAGTGGAGCCGGCCGGAGGTGACAAGCTCAGAGGGGAGGAGCTAAAACCCCGTGGTGACCCCTATATCATTCAGGCTCCTAAACCACTAGAGCTGATACACAGACCCAGGTAACACACGTTActcaggtgacacacacacagtttgtgtTTATCCTTAGTgatcatgcgtgtgtgtgtttcagtggtgATGAGCCCCTGGTCAGACTTCAGCAGAAGGTGTTCTCCTCTCTGAGACAGGCTCTGCAGAAAGTCCAGCTGGCAGAGAGCAGGCAGCCTCACAACACAGGTATGCTGCTGTCATAATGGACCTTTAACCTGGCTCTGATAGGATTGAGAGGTGGGTGGCTCACAggctctctgtcactgtctctcactAGACGAAGAGGAGGTGAAGATTGGCACGTCCTGTAAGAATGGAGGCTGCTCCAAGGTAGAGTACTACtccatgtctcagtgtgtgtagaaGTTACCAGTCATGGCTCAGAGAGTGATGAGATGAATAGCTGTTTTGATTTAgtgtattgtgttggtgtgtgtcctgGTTTCTCTCCCTTGCAGTCTTTCTCTGGTCCAGGGAGTAACGAGGAGAAGTGTAAACACCACCCTGGAGTCCCTAACTTCCACGAGGGGTGAGACCCAAAAACACTTGAGATTCTGATGTCCTCCTCCTGTACAGTATATCTGGATAGATGTGTGATCAATGACTGCTTTTGGCCTCTGCTCTGGGCTTGTCCCCTGTCTGTCAGGATGAAGTTCTGGAGCTGCTGTAGGAGGAAGTCACCTGACTTTAACTGTTTCCTGGCCCAGGAGGGCTGCACCACAGGAAGTCACCTCTGGAGGAAACCAGACAAGGTCAGCACCCCTTCAGAGTTTAGCTCAGGCACTGACTCAGACAGATTCACACAATCAGAAGTGCGCATGCCCCCCCTATGTatttctctctgccccctccaggGGATGAAGGTGGTACCGTGTAGGTTTGATTGGCACCAGACAGGCGGCCAGGTCATCATCTCGATCTATGCCAAGAACTCTCTACCAGAGCTCAGCTATGCAGAGGCCAACGGCACCAcggtacacaccacacacaggcaAACAGATATTTGAAAATGCTTGCCTTTTGTGTCAGTGGTTAGTATATCTGTGTTCTAGGTGATCATCCGTGTGGTCtttgagggagagaaggagtttGAGCAGAAGATCAACTTATGGGGGGTGAGTGACGAAGATGATGGTGGTAACGAGTGATGAGGTTAATGAGCTGTTCATTGTGACAGTGTGGATAGGCAGAAATCATCATATAAAGTAACTATTACAACTCTTAAGTCctttaataggatctctgtggtaGTCATCGTTCATCTCCCTCTCATGTCTCCTAGGTGATCGATGTGACTAGCAGTGTGGTGAACATGATGTCTTCCAAGATGGAGATCTCTATGGGGAAGGGGGAGCCAATCACCTGGGCCCGTCTGGACCTGCCCTCTCCCACAGACACGCCAACTGAGGGGGGGAATGGGATTGGAAAGGCGTAGAACTAGACAGAACGAAATCAATCACATGGTACATGCTCCTCCCATATGTTTTAGTGAACCTGTTGAATATCGGCTGAGAGCAGTATTTATTTCTGACATGCTACTCAGAATGCGGAGGTTAAACTTCACTGAAACACTTTCTGAAGGCgataaccatcaggtcttcctactgaaacacagtaaccatcaggtcttcctactgaaacacagtaaccatcaggtcttcctactgaaacacagtaaccatcaggtcttcctactgaaacacagtaaccatcagctcttcctactgaaacacagtaaaccatcaggtcttcctactgaaacacagtaaccatcaggtcttcctactgaaacacagtaaccatcaggtcttcctactgaaacacagtaaacttctactgaaacacagtaaccatcaggtcttcctactgaaacacagtaaccatcaggtcttcctactgaaacacagtaaccatcaggtcttcctactgaaacacagtaaacctactgaaacacagtaaccatcaggtcttcctactgaaacacagtaaccatcagttcttcctactgaaacacagtaaccatcaggtcttcctactgaaacacagtaaacctactgaaacacagtaaccatcagttcttcctactgaaacacagtaaaccatcaggtctgaAACACCtagaaacacagtaaaccatcaggtcttcctactgaaacacagtaaaccatcaggtcttcctactgaaacacNNNNNNNNNNNNNNNNNNNNNNNNNNNNNNNNNNNNNNNNNNNNNNNNNNNNNNNNNNNNNNNNNNNNNNNNNNNNNNNNNNNNNNNNNNNNNNNNNNNNtactgaaacacagtaaaccatcagttcttcctactgaaacacagtaaaccatcaggtcttcctactgaaacacagtaaacctactgaaacacagtaaccatcaggtcttcctactgaaacacagtaaccatcaggtcttcctactgaaacacagtaaccatcaggtcttcctactgaaacacagtaaccatcaggtcttcctactgaaacacagtaaaccatcagttcttcctactgaaacacagtaaaccatcaggtcttcctgctggaaacacagtaaccatcaggtcttcctactgaaacacagtaaccatcaggtcttcctactgaaacacagtaaccatcaggtcttcctactgaaacacagtaaacctactgaaacacagtaaccatcaggtcttcctactgaaacacagtaaaccatcaggtcttcctactgaaacacagtaaccatcaggtcttcctactgaaacacagtaaccatcaggtcttcctactgaaacacagtaaaccatcaggtcttcctactgaaacacagtaaaccatcaggtcttcctactgaaacacagtaaaccatcaggtcttcctactgaaacacagtaaccatcaggtcttcctactgaaacacagtaagccatcaggtcttcctactgaaacacagtaaagcctactgaaacacagtaaaccatcaggtcttcctactgaaacacagtaaccatcagttcttcctactgaaacacagtaaccatcaggtcttcctactgaaacacagtaaacctactgaaacacagtaaccatcaggtcttcctactgaaacacagtaaccatcaggtcttcctactgaaacacagtaaaccatcaggtcttcctactgaaacacagtaaaccatcaggtcttcctactgaaacacagtaaccatcaggtcttcctactgaaacacagtaaccatcaggtcttcctactgaaacacagtaaccatcaggtcttcctactgaaacacagtaaacctactgaaacacagtaaccatcaggtcttcctactgaaacacagtaaccatcaggtcttcctactgaaacacagtaaccatcaggtcttcctactgaaacacagtaaccatcaggtcttcctactgaaacacagtaaaccatcaggtcttcctactgaaacacagtaaaccatcaggtcttcctactgaaacacagtaaccatcaggtcttcctactgaaacacagtaaaccatcaggtcttcctactgaaacacagtaaaccatcaggtcttcctactgaaacacagtaaacctactgaaacacagtaaaccaccagttcttcctactgaaacacagtaaacctactgaaacacagtaaaccatcaggtcttcctactgaaacacagtaaacctactgaaacacagtaaaccatcaggtcttcttactgaaacacagtaaacctactgaaacacagtaaaccatcagttcttcctactgaaacacagtaaccatcaggtcttcctactgaaacacagtaaacctactgaaacacagtaaccatcaggtcttcctactgaaacacagtaaccatcaggtcttcctactgaaacacagtaaccatcaggtcttcctactgaaacacagtaaccatcaggtcttcctactgaaacacagtaaaccatcaggtcttcctactgaaacacagtaaaccatcaggtcttcctactgaaacacagtaaccatcaggtcttcctactgaaacacagtaaccatcaggtcttcctactgaaacacagtaaccatcaggtcttcctactgaaacacagtaaagcctactgaaacacagtaaccatcaggtcttcctactgaaacacagtaaccatcaggtcttcctactgaaacacagtaaccatcaggtcttcctactgaaacacagtaaccatcaggtcttcctactgaaacacagtaaaccatcaggtcttcctactgaaacacagtaaaccatcaggtcttcctactgaaacacagtaaccatcaggtcttcctactgaaacacagtaaaccatcaggtcttcctactgaaacacagtaaaccatcaggtcttcctactgaaacacagtaaacctactgaaacacagtaaaccaccagttcttcctactgaaacacagtaaacctactgaaacacagtaaaccatcaggtcttcctactgaaacacagtaaaccatcaggtcttcctactgaaacacagtaaacctactgaaacacagtaaaccatcagttcttcctactgaaacacagtaaaccatcaggtcttcctactgaaacacagtaaacctactgaaacacagtaaccatcaggtcttcctactgaaacacagtaaccatcaggtcttcctactgaaacacagtaaaccatcaggtcttcctactgaaacacagtaaatcatcaggtcttcctactgaaacacagtaaccatcaggtcttcctactgaaacacagtaaccatcaggtcttcctactgaaacacagtaaaccatcaggtcttcctactgaaacacagtaaaccatcaggtcttcctactgaaacatagtaaacctactgaaacacagtaaaccatcaggtcttcctactgaaacacagtaaaccatcaggtcttcctactgaaacacagtaaacctactgaaacacagtaaaccatcaggtcttcctactgaaacacagtaaacctactgaaacacagtaaaccatcagttcttcctactgaaacacagtaaaccatcaggtcttcctactgaaacacagtaaacctactgaaacacagt
Encoded proteins:
- the chordc1a gene encoding cysteine and histidine-rich domain-containing protein 1a encodes the protein MTLMCYNKGCGQRFDPDDNAGDACTFHPGVPVFHDALKGWSCCTRRTTDFSDFLSIEGCSRGIHNREKPVEPAGGDKLRGEELKPRGDPYIIQAPKPLELIHRPSGDEPLVRLQQKVFSSLRQALQKVQLAESRQPHNTDEEEVKIGTSCKNGGCSKSFSGPGSNEEKCKHHPGVPNFHEGMKFWSCCRRKSPDFNCFLAQEGCTTGSHLWRKPDKGMKVVPCRFDWHQTGGQVIISIYAKNSLPELSYAEANGTTVIIRVVFEGEKEFEQKINLWGVIDVTSSVVNMMSSKMEISMGKGEPITWARLDLPSPTDTPTEGGNGIGKA